One window from the genome of Bacillus weihaiensis encodes:
- a CDS encoding dihydrolipoyl dehydrogenase family protein, with amino-acid sequence MKKYDVIIIGGGAGGLTVASGASSLGAKVALIEKEQNLGGDCLHVGCVPSKAFIQAAKELYTARNKATSLGLTVSGETTLKQVNERVKKSIDVIQEHDSDERFTSMGIDLYKGYGRFTSDHTVLIHNEEIYGKRIVIATGSRPFVPPIKGLEEAGYWTNETIFKQEHLPKELLVIGAGPIGLELSHAMARLGSNVTVVERAPTLLSKEDSDISHVASKNLERELTFLLESEVKEVKRENGKKNVMIDVKGTMKQFTFDEILVAVGRTPNSDKLQLERAGVQMDEKGFVPTNDRLQSNVKHIYAIGDINGKYPFTHVAGEEGKTVVQNVVLGIPKKMSYNEIPWIIYTDPEIFHVGITEAEAKNKGIEYSVYKVSLEDVDRFVADHDTSGLVKIITNSKGNMIGAHAIGNGSGDWMQTVIFAMKNKKKIGDLSQMIFPYPNHAAAIQRTADLYWREKLFSGIIPKLTKTYIKWFR; translated from the coding sequence ATGAAGAAGTATGACGTCATTATCATTGGTGGTGGAGCTGGTGGTTTAACGGTTGCATCAGGCGCTAGTTCTTTAGGAGCAAAGGTTGCTTTAATTGAAAAAGAACAAAATCTTGGGGGAGATTGTCTTCATGTCGGATGTGTTCCTTCAAAAGCATTTATTCAGGCAGCGAAGGAGCTATATACGGCAAGAAACAAGGCAACAAGCTTAGGATTAACGGTAAGTGGAGAAACAACTTTAAAGCAAGTGAACGAGCGTGTGAAGAAATCAATCGATGTCATTCAAGAGCATGATTCAGATGAACGATTTACAAGTATGGGGATTGATTTGTACAAAGGATATGGTCGCTTTACGTCTGACCATACTGTACTCATTCATAACGAAGAAATATACGGAAAAAGAATTGTGATTGCAACAGGCTCAAGACCCTTTGTCCCTCCTATTAAAGGACTTGAAGAAGCTGGATATTGGACAAATGAAACGATCTTTAAACAAGAGCATTTACCGAAGGAGTTACTTGTGATTGGGGCAGGACCAATTGGATTAGAGCTCTCTCATGCGATGGCAAGACTTGGTTCAAATGTAACAGTTGTAGAGCGTGCACCTACTTTGCTTAGCAAAGAAGACAGTGATATTAGCCATGTGGCAAGTAAGAACCTTGAACGAGAATTGACCTTTCTTTTAGAGTCCGAAGTGAAGGAAGTAAAGCGTGAAAATGGGAAAAAGAACGTTATGATTGACGTAAAAGGTACAATGAAGCAATTCACATTCGATGAAATTCTTGTTGCTGTAGGACGTACCCCAAATAGTGACAAACTTCAGCTTGAACGAGCAGGTGTTCAAATGGATGAGAAAGGGTTTGTTCCAACCAATGACAGGCTACAATCGAATGTAAAACACATTTATGCCATTGGTGATATTAATGGGAAATATCCTTTTACACATGTGGCCGGTGAAGAAGGGAAAACAGTTGTCCAAAATGTAGTCTTGGGAATACCGAAAAAAATGAGCTACAATGAGATCCCTTGGATAATTTATACAGATCCTGAAATTTTTCATGTAGGAATTACAGAAGCGGAAGCAAAGAACAAGGGAATTGAATACTCAGTGTATAAAGTTTCTTTAGAAGATGTTGATCGTTTTGTAGCGGATCACGATACTTCAGGACTTGTTAAAATAATTACAAATTCAAAAGGGAATATGATCGGAGCTCACGCAATTGGTAATGGATCTGGAGATTGGATGCAAACGGTCATCTTTGCTATGAAGAACAAGAAAAAAATAGGTGATCTATCTCAAATGATTTTTCCATACCCAAACCATGCAGCTGCCATTCAACGAACAGCCGACTTGTACTGGAG
- a CDS encoding CDP-alcohol phosphatidyltransferase family protein — MLDTHARKYVQPSIEKTAKGLVNLGLTANQVTWIAFGIGASSGLFIFLEQPILAVLTLWFSGFLDAVDGTMARLTKPSSWGTVLDITFDRIVEISVILGLAFAFPDSQWALLLLSVSIIVSMTIFLTVGAVTEKQGMKSFYYQAGLAERTEGFILFSLMILLSPYLTIVTLIFFGIELYTAFQRLMEAKKILQS; from the coding sequence ATGCTTGATACACATGCACGTAAATATGTTCAGCCGTCCATTGAGAAAACAGCAAAGGGCTTAGTTAATCTTGGTTTAACAGCCAACCAAGTAACATGGATTGCATTTGGTATAGGGGCATCATCTGGATTGTTTATTTTCTTAGAGCAACCGATTTTAGCTGTATTGACCCTATGGTTTTCGGGCTTTTTAGATGCTGTAGATGGAACGATGGCGAGATTAACAAAGCCTTCCTCTTGGGGAACGGTGCTTGATATTACATTTGATCGGATAGTTGAAATCAGTGTGATTTTAGGATTAGCATTTGCCTTTCCAGATTCACAATGGGCCCTCTTATTATTAAGTGTATCTATTATTGTATCTATGACGATTTTTTTAACAGTCGGTGCGGTAACAGAAAAGCAAGGAATGAAATCTTTTTATTATCAAGCAGGGTTAGCTGAAAGAACAGAAGGATTTATATTATTCTCCCTCATGATTCTTTTGAGTCCTTATTTAACGATTGTTACATTGATTTTCTTTGGAATCGAGCTATATACTGCATTTCAACGACTAATGGAAGCAAAAAAAATCCTACAATCATAA
- a CDS encoding TVP38/TMEM64 family protein — translation MNKKTIGVMLSLIVVVGFIILINQRVLNFTPDMIQKWILSLGILAPIIYIILYTVRPFILFPASVLSLAGGLALGPLYGTLLTITGATLGAYLSFLVSRKIGGKWVEKKSGERMERIKRILEKNGLLAILLLRLIPLFPFDLISYAAGLSKIKGWHFILGTLIGIIPGTFAYNFLGASTTTNSMVTIVGAVIIFLLVMMIPALFKNKFKAFLDQQEKK, via the coding sequence ATGAACAAGAAAACAATAGGCGTCATGTTAAGTCTTATCGTGGTTGTTGGATTTATCATTCTTATCAATCAAAGGGTTCTAAATTTCACTCCTGATATGATACAAAAATGGATACTGTCATTAGGGATACTCGCTCCCATCATTTATATCATCCTATATACGGTTCGACCGTTCATTTTATTTCCAGCTTCTGTTTTATCTCTAGCTGGAGGTCTTGCACTCGGTCCCTTATATGGAACGCTTCTTACAATAACTGGAGCGACGTTAGGAGCCTATCTCTCCTTTTTAGTATCACGTAAAATAGGTGGGAAATGGGTTGAGAAAAAATCTGGGGAACGAATGGAAAGGATAAAAAGAATTTTAGAGAAAAATGGGTTGCTAGCGATCCTTCTTTTACGCCTCATTCCTTTATTTCCGTTTGATCTGATTAGCTATGCAGCAGGATTATCTAAGATAAAAGGATGGCATTTTATACTGGGGACGTTAATTGGGATTATTCCAGGAACATTTGCTTATAATTTTTTAGGGGCAAGTACTACAACTAATAGCATGGTCACAATCGTAGGAGCGGTGATTATTTTCTTACTTGTTATGATGATTCCTGCTTTATTTAAAAATAAATTCAAAGCCTTCTTAGATCAACAAGAAAAAAAGTGA
- a CDS encoding ABC transporter ATP-binding protein gives MENVYIQFKKIQKSYKEELVLSVDELSIHKGEILSIIGPSGIGKSTLLRMVAGLEEQDCGDIIIDDQTVTELSPQKRPVVYMFQESLLFPHMNLLENITFGLKMQKMRRKERERLGKEMLERVGLLNLEKRYPHEISGGQKQRVALGRSLLVKPKVLLLDEPFSSLDKELRKETRRWMKGLLKDEGMTVLFVTHDLEEAMAFSDRIAILGEKRIQQVAQPEVLDQYPQNQYVSHFLRSGLWRDNRFVSKGKLCFSIHPPSGQSDFWKAEVIEGYFEGGKTKLVFDIQFTNEQVTLETDIKLKVGQEVYLYESST, from the coding sequence ATGGAAAACGTTTATATACAGTTTAAGAAAATACAAAAATCATATAAGGAAGAACTCGTACTCTCCGTTGATGAACTGTCAATTCATAAAGGGGAGATTCTCTCCATCATAGGCCCTTCAGGTATCGGGAAATCAACCTTACTTAGAATGGTGGCTGGTCTTGAAGAACAGGATTGTGGAGATATCATTATTGATGACCAAACCGTAACAGAGCTATCACCGCAGAAACGCCCAGTTGTGTATATGTTTCAGGAATCTCTATTGTTTCCTCATATGAATTTGCTTGAAAACATTACCTTTGGTTTGAAGATGCAAAAGATGAGGCGTAAAGAACGTGAACGGTTAGGAAAAGAGATGCTTGAAAGAGTAGGATTACTCAATCTTGAGAAACGTTACCCTCATGAAATTTCCGGTGGACAAAAACAACGAGTTGCGTTAGGTCGATCATTGCTCGTAAAGCCTAAAGTTCTTCTGTTAGACGAACCCTTTTCAAGCCTTGATAAGGAGCTACGAAAAGAAACAAGACGGTGGATGAAAGGGTTGTTAAAGGATGAAGGGATGACAGTCCTATTCGTCACACATGATTTGGAGGAAGCCATGGCATTTAGTGATCGAATTGCCATATTAGGAGAAAAGCGAATTCAGCAAGTGGCACAACCGGAAGTGTTGGATCAATATCCCCAAAATCAATATGTATCACATTTTTTACGAAGTGGTTTATGGAGGGATAATCGATTTGTTTCGAAAGGAAAACTCTGCTTTTCTATTCACCCTCCTTCTGGTCAAAGTGATTTTTGGAAAGCAGAGGTAATTGAAGGGTATTTTGAAGGTGGAAAGACTAAGCTTGTTTTTGACATCCAATTCACTAACGAACAAGTTACTCTTGAAACAGATATAAAACTTAAGGTAGGACAAGAGGTTTACTTATATGAGAGTAGTACTTAA
- a CDS encoding ABC transporter permease subunit, with the protein MKWYKQNKHYLLLAPAVLFTVLFVCCGMMMAFLESIQYNQTPTFEVYVDLINERTFTDSLFYSLKIAFFSTLLSIVIGFFLVKASYPILERFFPRLVAWLPMLFPHFIWGYMLFLLFSQTGILSSISLWLGLTNQASDFPIFFKDPHGIGIILTYVAKEVPFVILMLLPVYQQLSFSQKELVYTLGGKKWAVFRYVEWPFVIPVLLETFFIIFAFVIAAYEVPALLDATYPKMLPVLSYDWFFGSDWSKQPYAFASMIVTTITILFFVFVTFFLTKKQRDYLGQSYGTVERKPVNTSLSKMTFYILAFFILCPTILLILTSFVRRWNFGELFPIEVSLRAWSVLFDNQTAIWEAVSTSVFIVLFVLLLNLIMGIPAAKAMAFYQFKGKATIAAILLAPILIPTITVAMGLHLVFIQLGLTNTIFGVVLVHLLPTLPYTIKILRAAFERIGKKQEEVAISLGANSVRVFLAVYLPQLRQSIRSVTFLVTVISLGQYLLTALIGGGSVTTMAIIFFPFFQTADDALIASFAILFVIVPIIIWLLLEGMLKVILMIKN; encoded by the coding sequence ATGAAGTGGTACAAACAAAATAAACACTATCTATTATTAGCACCAGCCGTACTATTCACCGTTTTGTTTGTCTGCTGCGGAATGATGATGGCGTTTTTAGAAAGTATTCAATACAATCAAACACCGACCTTTGAGGTCTATGTAGATTTAATAAATGAAAGAACATTCACAGATTCATTATTTTATAGTTTGAAAATAGCGTTTTTTTCTACATTACTCTCTATTGTGATTGGTTTTTTCCTAGTAAAAGCAAGCTATCCGATATTAGAGCGCTTTTTCCCAAGATTAGTAGCATGGTTACCGATGCTTTTTCCCCATTTTATTTGGGGGTATATGCTCTTTCTACTATTTTCACAAACAGGAATCCTTTCCTCCATTTCTCTTTGGCTGGGATTAACGAACCAAGCTAGTGATTTTCCTATTTTCTTTAAGGATCCACATGGAATTGGAATAATCCTTACCTATGTAGCCAAGGAAGTTCCATTTGTTATTTTAATGCTATTGCCAGTTTATCAACAGCTTTCTTTTTCGCAAAAAGAGCTTGTCTACACATTAGGAGGCAAGAAATGGGCAGTATTCCGATATGTGGAATGGCCATTTGTGATCCCCGTTTTGCTTGAAACGTTTTTTATCATCTTTGCTTTTGTCATTGCAGCTTATGAAGTGCCTGCTTTATTGGACGCAACCTATCCAAAGATGCTACCAGTATTAAGCTATGATTGGTTTTTTGGTTCTGATTGGTCGAAGCAGCCATACGCATTTGCTTCAATGATTGTTACAACCATTACCATCCTATTCTTTGTTTTCGTTACGTTTTTCCTTACAAAAAAACAAAGAGACTATCTTGGCCAATCTTATGGAACTGTAGAACGAAAACCAGTGAATACATCTCTTTCAAAGATGACATTTTACATTCTAGCTTTTTTCATTCTTTGTCCTACAATTCTCCTAATCTTGACTAGTTTCGTGAGAAGGTGGAATTTTGGGGAGTTGTTTCCGATAGAGGTAAGTTTGAGAGCCTGGAGTGTTCTTTTTGACAATCAAACAGCAATCTGGGAAGCAGTATCAACAAGTGTTTTCATTGTTTTATTCGTTTTGTTGCTAAATTTAATTATGGGAATACCAGCTGCAAAAGCCATGGCCTTTTATCAATTTAAAGGGAAAGCTACCATAGCAGCGATTCTTTTAGCTCCTATCTTAATACCGACAATTACAGTAGCGATGGGACTTCATTTAGTATTTATTCAACTAGGTCTAACTAATACAATTTTTGGCGTTGTACTGGTTCACCTTTTACCGACACTTCCATATACGATTAAGATATTACGCGCTGCTTTTGAAAGAATAGGGAAAAAGCAAGAAGAGGTGGCTATCTCACTAGGTGCAAATTCTGTACGTGTTTTTCTAGCCGTTTATCTTCCCCAGCTTCGGCAAAGTATTCGTAGTGTTACTTTTTTAGTGACAGTTATTTCGTTAGGACAATATTTGCTAACAGCTTTGATTGGTGGAGGAAGTGTTACGACTATGGCTATAATCTTTTTTCCCTTCTTCCAAACGGCAGATGATGCATTAATAGCGAGTTTTGCGATTCTGTTTGTTATCGTCCCTATTATTATTTGGCTCCTGTTAGAAGGGATGTTGAAAGTTATTCTTATGATAAAAAATTAG
- a CDS encoding ABC transporter substrate-binding protein — MKKIKIVGSMLILLFVLTACANESDRDKETNSLQKMEWTDIENEAEGTTVRMYMWGGDEGINRYMDEWVAPRVEEKYGITFERVPMDTPEQLKKLINEKRANQTEGNMDIIWINGENFKNAKENELIYGPFTEILPNVQKYVDMEALDVQYDFGTEVEGLEVPWGKVQFAFQYNEEKVKNPPSTFEELKQWVIENPGKFTYPDPSDFSGNAFLRQLFYESVGDVQKILDTGYDENFAKENSQEMWEYLNEVKPYLWREGKTYPNNLTELDRLYSQGEVYMTMGYNEARAEKFIEKGIFPESTQSFILESGSIGNTHFLAIPFNSPNKQGAMTVINFLLTPDAQLTKLDSTYWGDNTVLDPLKLSSEEKASLEAIDRGDSVLPAETLKKYIKPEIHAEYVTWLKENWVNEVVQTK, encoded by the coding sequence ATGAAAAAAATAAAAATTGTCGGAAGCATGTTGATATTATTATTCGTCTTAACAGCATGTGCAAATGAAAGTGATCGAGATAAGGAAACAAATAGTCTACAAAAAATGGAATGGACAGACATTGAAAACGAGGCAGAGGGAACAACGGTAAGAATGTACATGTGGGGTGGAGATGAAGGAATTAATCGCTACATGGATGAATGGGTGGCACCTCGTGTGGAAGAGAAATACGGTATTACTTTCGAGAGAGTCCCAATGGATACACCAGAGCAATTGAAGAAGCTTATTAACGAGAAGCGAGCGAACCAAACAGAAGGAAATATGGATATTATTTGGATTAATGGTGAGAATTTTAAAAATGCAAAGGAAAACGAGCTTATATATGGACCTTTTACAGAAATACTTCCCAATGTCCAAAAATATGTAGATATGGAAGCGTTAGACGTTCAATATGATTTTGGAACAGAAGTTGAGGGGTTAGAAGTGCCGTGGGGAAAGGTTCAATTTGCCTTTCAATATAATGAGGAAAAAGTGAAAAATCCTCCAAGTACGTTCGAAGAATTAAAGCAATGGGTAATAGAGAACCCTGGTAAATTTACGTATCCTGATCCATCAGATTTCTCCGGAAATGCTTTTTTACGCCAATTGTTCTATGAATCTGTTGGTGATGTGCAAAAGATTTTAGATACAGGCTATGACGAAAATTTTGCAAAAGAAAATAGTCAAGAAATGTGGGAGTACCTTAATGAAGTAAAGCCATATCTTTGGAGAGAAGGGAAAACCTATCCTAACAATTTAACGGAGCTTGATCGATTATATAGTCAAGGTGAGGTATATATGACCATGGGCTACAATGAGGCGAGAGCGGAAAAATTTATTGAAAAAGGCATTTTTCCTGAATCAACGCAATCCTTTATTCTTGAATCAGGCTCGATTGGGAATACTCATTTCTTAGCGATTCCGTTCAATAGTCCAAATAAGCAAGGAGCTATGACTGTTATTAATTTCCTTCTTACACCTGATGCACAATTAACCAAGCTGGATTCAACATATTGGGGAGATAATACAGTATTAGATCCTTTAAAGCTTTCGTCTGAAGAAAAAGCAAGCTTAGAAGCTATTGATCGTGGAGATTCTGTGTTACCAGCTGAAACGTTAAAAAAATATATCAAACCAGAAATACATGCAGAGTATGTAACGTGGCTGAAGGAGAATTGGGTGAATGAAGTGGTACAAACAAAATAA
- the msrA gene encoding peptide-methionine (S)-S-oxide reductase MsrA, with product MKKILRTIGILCLLALVVLVGPNIYASFTEKSVGSEPIDNSQTLSGHEIATFAGGCFWCMEPPFEKLDGVYSVTSGYTGGEEKNPTYNEVSGKQTGHVEAVQIEYDPEIISYDQLLEVFWRQIDPTDGGGQFVDRGPQYVSAIFYHNEEQKELAEESKKHLIDSGRFTKEIVTDIMQAKIFYQAEDYHQDYYKKNELQYSYYRNNSGRDDFLDNVWGEDRKYKPVTNAKYPTYTDEELKDKLTDIQYRVTQEDDTEKPYDNEYWDLKDEGIYVDIVSGEPLFSSKDKYDSGTGWPSFTKPLAPENLIEKEDYTLFTKRMEIRSKHADSHLGHVFNDGPEPTGLRYCMNSAALEFIPKEKLAEKGYSEFIDEFN from the coding sequence GTGAAAAAAATCTTACGTACGATTGGAATTCTTTGCTTGTTAGCTCTCGTTGTTTTAGTTGGCCCAAACATATATGCAAGCTTCACAGAAAAATCAGTAGGTAGTGAGCCTATTGATAACAGTCAAACACTATCAGGACATGAGATTGCAACATTTGCGGGAGGGTGCTTTTGGTGTATGGAGCCTCCGTTTGAAAAGCTGGATGGTGTTTATTCAGTTACTAGTGGCTATACAGGTGGAGAGGAGAAAAACCCCACTTATAATGAAGTTTCTGGAAAGCAAACAGGACATGTAGAAGCTGTTCAAATCGAATATGATCCGGAGATTATTTCGTATGATCAGCTATTAGAGGTGTTCTGGAGACAAATAGATCCGACAGATGGAGGCGGACAATTTGTCGATCGTGGTCCACAATATGTTAGTGCGATTTTCTATCATAATGAAGAACAAAAAGAGCTAGCGGAAGAATCAAAGAAGCATTTAATTGATTCTGGAAGGTTTACTAAAGAAATTGTCACAGATATCATGCAAGCAAAGATTTTTTATCAGGCGGAAGACTATCATCAAGATTATTATAAGAAAAATGAGCTTCAATACTCATACTATCGAAATAATTCTGGAAGGGATGATTTTCTTGATAACGTTTGGGGAGAGGATCGAAAGTATAAGCCCGTTACAAACGCCAAGTATCCTACCTACACAGACGAAGAGCTAAAAGATAAGCTAACGGATATTCAATACCGTGTCACACAAGAGGATGATACCGAAAAGCCTTATGATAATGAATACTGGGATTTAAAAGATGAGGGAATCTATGTTGATATTGTATCAGGTGAACCACTTTTTAGTTCGAAGGATAAATATGATAGTGGAACAGGTTGGCCTAGCTTTACCAAGCCTTTAGCGCCGGAGAATCTTATTGAAAAAGAGGATTATACCCTTTTCACGAAGAGAATGGAGATTAGAAGTAAGCATGCGGATTCACATTTAGGTCATGTCTTCAATGATGGACCTGAACCAACAGGCTTACGCTATTGTATGAATTCTGCTGCGTTGGAATTTATTCCAAAAGAAAAGCTAGCAGAAAAGGGATATAGCGAATTTATTGATGAATTCAATTAG
- a CDS encoding sensor histidine kinase, producing MKIRTLLLLANIISLLVILVFLSFAYAKMFFSNEVILILTIITLLAGILSIGVNLFITSPLLKSVKQMTREARKMANGDFNSKVIEEGPAEMKELAVNFNHMSEKIEFMFEELKKSERFKSELIANVSHDLRTPLSAIHSFVAALNDDIIEDEKTRKHYYRTILTETNRLSSLIEEVLELSELETNKIPYSPVPSSIDRMIIETLQQFERKLEGKGINITVSLEEDMPAIPLMPLHIKRVMTNFLQNAIHFSSLKSYITIRSWIEDDQFNFSIEDEGPGVPKEEQHEIFQRFYRVEKSRNKKMGGSGLGLAICKEIIELHDGKIGVQSDGVKGSIFWFILPIR from the coding sequence ATGAAAATTAGAACATTACTACTGTTAGCCAATATAATCTCCTTACTTGTTATTTTAGTTTTCCTCAGTTTTGCCTATGCAAAGATGTTTTTTTCAAATGAGGTTATTCTCATCTTAACCATTATTACGTTACTAGCAGGTATTCTATCAATTGGTGTAAATCTTTTTATTACATCTCCCTTATTAAAATCTGTTAAACAAATGACAAGGGAAGCAAGAAAAATGGCAAATGGAGATTTTAATAGTAAGGTGATAGAGGAAGGTCCAGCAGAAATGAAGGAACTAGCCGTAAATTTTAACCACATGTCAGAAAAGATTGAATTCATGTTCGAAGAGTTAAAGAAATCGGAGCGATTTAAAAGCGAACTAATTGCCAATGTCTCTCATGACCTACGTACACCACTATCAGCAATACATTCATTTGTGGCTGCACTTAATGATGACATTATAGAAGATGAGAAAACGCGAAAGCATTATTATCGAACAATCTTAACAGAAACAAATCGTCTAAGCTCTCTAATTGAAGAGGTGTTAGAGTTATCAGAGCTTGAAACAAATAAAATTCCGTATTCACCTGTTCCTTCATCGATTGATCGAATGATTATTGAAACGTTACAACAGTTTGAAAGAAAATTAGAAGGTAAAGGGATAAATATTACTGTTAGTCTCGAAGAAGATATGCCAGCTATTCCATTAATGCCTCTACATATTAAGAGGGTCATGACAAATTTTTTACAAAATGCTATCCATTTTTCATCACTAAAGTCCTACATCACTATAAGGAGCTGGATAGAAGACGATCAATTTAATTTTTCAATTGAAGATGAGGGGCCAGGTGTTCCTAAAGAAGAACAACATGAGATTTTTCAACGGTTTTATCGAGTGGAAAAATCAAGGAATAAAAAAATGGGTGGATCTGGATTAGGGTTAGCCATTTGCAAAGAAATCATTGAGCTACATGATGGGAAAATCGGTGTTCAAAGTGATGGAGTAAAGGGAAGTATATTCTGGTTTATATTACCGATAAGATAA
- a CDS encoding response regulator transcription factor produces the protein MKVLIVDDEENIIDVCTRYLELEGYEVLSALNGNDALTQYRMHSPDLIILDIMMPHMDGWQVAEEVRKQHDTPIIMLTALGQEKDRIYGLTIGADDYVTKPFSPRELLLRVKNVLRRMKSSVEEEKGSIFRQGDLYIDKQKRLVTVNDIPIDMTVKEFDLLALLAFHPLQVFSKSQLLETLWGYEYLGDANTINVHIRRLREKIEKDPSQPQWIKTIWGIGYKFEGAKDEN, from the coding sequence ATGAAAGTGTTGATTGTGGATGATGAAGAGAATATTATCGATGTTTGTACACGTTATCTGGAATTGGAGGGGTATGAGGTTCTTTCCGCTCTAAATGGGAACGATGCTTTGACCCAATATAGAATGCATTCACCTGACCTAATCATACTAGATATTATGATGCCTCATATGGATGGGTGGCAGGTTGCGGAGGAAGTAAGAAAGCAACATGATACTCCGATTATTATGTTAACAGCTCTTGGGCAAGAGAAAGACCGGATCTATGGGCTGACCATTGGAGCGGATGATTATGTTACTAAGCCATTTAGTCCGAGAGAGCTTCTTCTTCGAGTAAAGAATGTATTAAGAAGAATGAAAAGCAGTGTTGAGGAGGAAAAAGGTAGTATCTTCCGGCAAGGTGACCTTTATATTGATAAACAGAAAAGACTTGTCACGGTAAATGACATACCCATTGATATGACGGTGAAAGAATTTGATTTGTTAGCTTTATTAGCCTTTCACCCATTACAGGTTTTTTCAAAATCTCAGTTACTCGAAACGTTGTGGGGCTATGAATATCTTGGTGATGCGAACACAATAAATGTTCATATTCGTAGATTAAGGGAGAAGATTGAAAAGGATCCCTCACAGCCACAATGGATAAAAACAATTTGGGGAATTGGCTATAAATTTGAGGGAGCTAAAGATGAAAATTAG
- a CDS encoding VOC family protein yields the protein MNQQATPYLTFNGNAKEAIEFYKNLFQAEITNVQTFGEADFPTPPEMDDKIMHARLEKGSLLLMFSDVFLNQIVEVGNNISLALEFTSEEEILAVYQSLSKEGTVLMELQDTFWGAKFAKVKDIFGVIWDLNFTKQS from the coding sequence GTGAATCAGCAAGCAACACCTTACTTAACATTTAATGGAAATGCAAAAGAAGCGATAGAATTTTACAAAAATCTTTTTCAAGCGGAAATAACAAACGTACAAACATTTGGGGAAGCTGATTTCCCTACACCACCTGAAATGGATGACAAAATTATGCATGCTCGACTTGAAAAGGGAAGCTTGCTTTTAATGTTCTCTGATGTATTTCTAAACCAAATAGTTGAAGTAGGGAACAACATTTCACTTGCACTTGAGTTTACATCAGAAGAAGAAATTCTAGCTGTTTATCAATCACTTAGTAAAGAAGGAACCGTTTTGATGGAACTTCAAGATACCTTCTGGGGAGCTAAATTTGCTAAGGTAAAAGATATTTTTGGTGTCATTTGGGATTTGAATTTTACAAAACAATCCTAG